The uncultured Methanomethylovorans sp. genome contains a region encoding:
- a CDS encoding LamG-like jellyroll fold domain-containing protein codes for MYPKEKSLVENCDAVSELIGEILLTGIAVIAFSTIAVFLLSPQGTIEKPIVDVDGWVDTNIDTIWIRHAGGDGVQIDNIKIYVDINNDRFEISPQQLSALHTKPLWELGDTISLDASTLWGRDVIDTDQIYVVMVHVPSNTILKSGMVLGSTLESSSVNYTTPATHISPISMWNFDEGSGSILHDIKGDNDGTIYGATWTTGIKNNSLSFNGNNNYVAVPHDSSLNFTNEISILFWMNCKNVINTNAIVGKGSNEKDNFDVFVMQKELFFEWNDSNANYVQTSGMSLSNNIWYMIGITFDKDEVRFYKNGNFIESRPTNGVELKPNTNSLWIGRQNAVTSNFYYRGRLDELTLYNKVLSDEEIMNYYNATVQS; via the coding sequence ATGTATCCAAAAGAAAAAAGCTTGGTAGAAAACTGTGATGCAGTCTCCGAACTGATAGGAGAAATACTACTAACAGGTATAGCTGTAATTGCATTCTCAACCATAGCTGTTTTTCTGCTTTCACCACAAGGCACCATCGAAAAACCAATCGTGGATGTTGATGGTTGGGTAGATACTAACATTGATACTATATGGATCAGGCATGCAGGTGGAGACGGAGTACAAATTGACAATATCAAAATTTATGTGGATATCAATAATGATCGTTTTGAAATTAGTCCACAACAACTTTCAGCTCTGCACACAAAACCTTTGTGGGAACTTGGAGATACTATAAGCTTAGATGCTTCAACTCTTTGGGGAAGAGACGTAATAGACACAGACCAGATATATGTGGTAATGGTACATGTACCTTCTAACACTATCTTAAAAAGTGGTATGGTTCTTGGAAGTACTCTGGAATCTAGCAGTGTTAATTATACGACGCCTGCAACACATATATCTCCAATTTCAATGTGGAATTTTGATGAAGGCAGCGGCAGCATATTACATGATATAAAAGGAGATAATGATGGAACCATTTATGGCGCTACCTGGACTACTGGAATCAAAAACAATTCACTTAGTTTTAACGGGAACAATAATTATGTAGCTGTTCCGCATGATTCATCCCTTAATTTTACGAATGAAATAAGCATTCTATTCTGGATGAATTGCAAAAATGTGATTAACACGAACGCAATTGTTGGAAAAGGAAGTAATGAAAAAGACAATTTTGATGTATTCGTGATGCAAAAAGAGCTTTTTTTTGAATGGAATGATAGCAATGCCAATTACGTGCAGACTTCAGGCATGAGTCTTTCTAACAATATATGGTATATGATAGGAATTACTTTTGATAAAGACGAGGTTAGATTCTATAAGAATGGTAATTTCATTGAAAGTAGGCCAACTAATGGCGTGGAATTGAAACCCAATACCAATAGCTTATGGATCGGAAGACAGAACGCAGTAACATCTAATTTCTATTACAGAGGCAGGCTCGACGAACTTACTTTGTATAATAAAGTTCTGTCGGATGAAGAAATCATGAATTATTACAATGCTACTGTGCAGTCCTGA
- a CDS encoding histidine kinase N-terminal 7TM domain-containing protein yields the protein MYFNIYSLPLFVSCFLLSTLLYYFKKYKTAPGAKYLSFLLISIIFYSLFYALEISSTEIHTILIFYKIEYLGVSVLPLLFLLFAMSYSGKKNGLPAAIMTLLYCIPIITLVLVFTTEHHTFFHKSAYINYDGLFPVLDFEPGIWYWVHFTFTIICIILGLIILFSMLQVTLPDFHKQIYIVIIGSFMPFLTLLIRLTGMNPWGIDPSPFSLTVSAIIIFIGFTRYKLFNLTPLARSLLFEKTHEGVIVFDREQRIVDYNNSAVNNRYTKSNDIGTHISELSKPWCDILNRETDAREINSIEVKEEIAGSVLWFNITFLRLYDNHRNTIGQMVIISNITERKYAEEELRKTTDRANSMAAKAEMANIAKSAFLANMSHELRTPLNSIIGFSDLLLEGNTGCLNEKQTKYVSNVSNSGKHLLLVINDILDISKIEAGKMEYSFEDISVYETINEVLVACYSLAARKNIDLVQNTECNITTIKADKFRLKQILYNLISNAIKFTPAGGKVTLNVSFDNENIMFKVVDTGEGISKENQNKLFTVFGQLDTANNRRYEGTGLGLAIVKKLVEIHNGVVWVESEIGQGSTFAFEIPVK from the coding sequence ATGTATTTCAATATTTACTCACTCCCTTTGTTTGTTTCGTGTTTCTTGCTCAGCACCCTTTTATACTACTTTAAAAAATATAAGACTGCTCCTGGTGCAAAATATTTATCTTTTCTTCTGATTTCCATTATCTTCTATTCACTCTTTTATGCATTGGAGATATCCTCAACTGAAATCCATACTATTTTGATATTTTATAAAATAGAGTATCTTGGAGTCTCTGTGCTTCCTTTACTTTTCTTGCTCTTTGCAATGAGCTATAGTGGCAAAAAAAACGGGTTGCCAGCAGCTATAATGACTCTTTTGTATTGTATTCCAATCATAACTCTTGTACTTGTATTTACTACTGAACACCACACTTTCTTTCACAAGAGTGCATATATTAATTATGATGGTTTGTTTCCGGTATTAGATTTTGAGCCAGGGATATGGTATTGGGTTCACTTTACATTTACTATCATTTGCATTATCTTGGGCTTAATTATTCTTTTTAGTATGTTACAAGTGACTTTACCAGACTTCCACAAACAGATTTATATTGTAATTATCGGGTCATTTATGCCATTTTTAACCCTTCTTATTCGTCTAACTGGAATGAATCCATGGGGTATTGATCCATCTCCCTTTTCTCTCACAGTGAGTGCAATCATTATATTCATAGGATTTACACGATACAAATTGTTTAATCTTACTCCTCTGGCTCGCAGTCTTCTTTTTGAGAAGACTCATGAAGGTGTCATTGTTTTTGATAGGGAGCAGAGAATTGTGGATTATAATAATTCTGCTGTGAATAATCGGTACACAAAATCAAACGACATCGGAACACATATATCGGAATTGTCAAAACCATGGTGTGACATTTTGAATAGAGAAACAGATGCTAGAGAAATAAATAGCATTGAAGTCAAGGAGGAGATTGCAGGTTCTGTTCTGTGGTTCAATATTACATTTCTGCGATTATATGATAATCATAGAAATACAATAGGACAGATGGTTATTATAAGCAATATAACTGAACGCAAGTACGCAGAAGAAGAACTACGTAAGACTACAGACAGAGCAAACTCCATGGCAGCTAAAGCAGAAATGGCAAACATTGCCAAAAGTGCTTTTCTGGCTAACATGAGCCATGAGTTGCGAACACCTCTAAATTCAATAATTGGTTTTTCAGATCTTCTGCTTGAGGGCAACACTGGATGCCTCAATGAAAAGCAAACAAAGTATGTGAGTAATGTATCCAACAGTGGGAAGCACCTTCTTCTCGTTATAAATGACATACTTGATATTTCTAAAATTGAAGCTGGAAAAATGGAATATTCATTTGAAGACATATCAGTTTATGAAACCATTAATGAGGTCTTAGTGGCATGTTATTCTCTTGCAGCACGAAAGAACATTGATCTGGTACAAAATACCGAATGTAACATAACAACAATCAAAGCTGACAAATTCAGATTAAAACAGATTTTATATAACCTTATCAGTAATGCCATTAAATTCACTCCTGCGGGTGGGAAGGTGACCTTGAACGTTAGTTTTGACAATGAAAATATTATGTTTAAAGTAGTTGATACGGGAGAAGGCATATCTAAAGAAAATCAAAATAAATTGTTCACAGTTTTCGGCCAGCTTGACACTGCAAACAATAGGAGATACGAAGGCACAGGTCTTGGTCTTGCTATTGTAAAAAAGTTAGTAGAAATTCACAATGGAGTGGTTTGGGTTGAGAGTGAAATTGGACAAGGGTCTACGTTTGCCTTTGAAATACCAGTCAAATAA
- the amrS gene encoding AmmeMemoRadiSam system radical SAM enzyme, which yields MIKEAMLYDKLEGNRVHCKVCGHGCVIANGKRGFCRVRENKNGTLYTLIYNTVSSEAVDPIEKKPLFHFYPGTLAYSLGTVGCNFRCKHCQNWTISQIEVDKAYTIEITPEEAVQRALAVGAKTISWTYNEPTIWYEYTYDCARLAKDAGLATAYITNGYITAEALENISPYLDAFRVDIKAFTDTFYREIASAKLGPVLTSAKLAHELGMHVEIVNLVIPTYNDSSEEIRNMVKWIHENLGPDTPLHFTRFQPQYKMSELIPTPVRKLEEAHKIAKDEGMRFVYIGNMPGHDYENTYCPKCGALLIKRNAFSLFEYNITSKGSCPKCDEPIPIIGAAHDERLMKSD from the coding sequence ATGATCAAAGAAGCTATGCTTTACGATAAACTTGAAGGGAACAGGGTACATTGCAAGGTTTGTGGTCACGGGTGTGTCATAGCTAATGGAAAAAGGGGATTTTGCAGGGTTCGTGAGAATAAAAATGGAACTCTTTACACTTTAATATACAACACTGTTTCCAGTGAGGCTGTTGATCCTATTGAAAAAAAACCGTTGTTCCATTTTTATCCGGGTACACTTGCATATTCACTAGGTACCGTCGGATGTAATTTCAGATGCAAGCATTGTCAGAACTGGACAATATCACAAATAGAGGTAGATAAAGCATATACAATTGAAATCACACCTGAAGAGGCTGTACAGAGGGCACTTGCAGTGGGTGCAAAAACTATTTCATGGACCTATAATGAACCTACCATCTGGTATGAGTACACATATGATTGTGCAAGGCTTGCAAAGGATGCAGGGCTTGCAACTGCATATATTACGAATGGATATATTACGGCCGAAGCATTGGAGAATATATCCCCCTACCTGGATGCTTTCAGGGTGGACATTAAAGCATTTACGGATACTTTTTACAGGGAGATTGCCAGTGCAAAGCTTGGACCAGTGCTGACATCGGCAAAACTTGCCCATGAACTTGGGATGCATGTGGAAATTGTGAACCTCGTGATCCCCACATATAATGATTCTTCAGAGGAGATCCGAAACATGGTAAAGTGGATACATGAAAACCTTGGACCCGATACTCCTTTGCACTTCACGCGTTTTCAGCCCCAATATAAGATGTCAGAACTCATCCCTACCCCGGTCCGAAAGTTGGAAGAGGCACACAAAATAGCTAAAGATGAAGGAATGAGGTTTGTTTATATAGGCAATATGCCTGGACATGATTATGAAAACACCTACTGTCCAAAATGTGGGGCTCTATTGATCAAGAGAAATGCATTTTCTTTGTTTGAGTATAATATTACTTCAAAGGGGTCATGTCCTAAATGTGATGAGCCCATTCCAATTATAGGTGCGGCGCACGATGAACGACTGATGAAATCAGATTGA
- a CDS encoding type II secretion system F family protein, whose amino-acid sequence MRNILQATCDLFRPFISRDKDRYIQLRLQLQRANMKVLTDEYIVRAYIYAILCGILAAFFIYTVSKGTVLLVFALLLTSNPLIYESMAPSYWTIIETVFSFVVMAYITFTTSLLIPGIRAGIRIGVIDQSLSHTVAFLYALSHGGAITILDMFRSLSEHREIYGAAAAEFTKIVNDVEYFGTDLLTALSNATRRSPSAELRDFLEGLSSVLSSGGNIGAYLGSKSKYFHDNAMKQQRMFFETLGVMAEVYISTFVAGPLFLMTILVVLGLINPSSTKILYAIIYLIIPISTVTYLLLLNSLTGQGEKRTEVYKLDKYLKEFDHVLLREDTENEKEKIKTIKFYEKIHKMTVRLLHPIKWMQANPTHTLLISVPICIVYLHYNLNKHIDFINLTSIWDFNTAALASIDKQLFTAMLIVVVPYVIFYELWHMRITKIDEQIPDFLKNLASMNESGMLLTDAIAFTTHLKIGILHTEVRRMHNELSWGATLSEALKKFEYRIRTEMTTKIVYIIIKATETTSNIMNVLTIAATDAEVQKQLKKERKSEMFVYVFIIYVAYGVFLFIVYILAAFFLPSMPIASTNANMGMPLIQLVDLDEYNVLLFHAAMIQGLCSGLVAGKMERGEVSAGLKYSLFMMFTAYLVFITFF is encoded by the coding sequence ATGCGCAATATTCTGCAAGCAACATGTGATCTCTTCAGACCCTTCATATCTAGAGATAAGGACCGCTATATTCAACTCAGATTACAATTGCAGCGGGCTAATATGAAGGTGCTTACAGATGAATATATTGTGCGTGCCTACATATACGCTATTCTTTGTGGCATTCTAGCAGCGTTTTTTATATACACAGTGTCTAAAGGAACCGTACTTCTTGTTTTTGCTCTATTGTTGACATCCAATCCACTCATATACGAAAGTATGGCTCCTTCCTACTGGACTATAATAGAGACAGTATTCAGTTTTGTGGTAATGGCTTATATTACATTCACCACATCTCTTCTGATCCCAGGTATTAGAGCGGGGATAAGAATCGGCGTCATTGATCAATCTCTTTCTCATACCGTTGCTTTTCTATATGCGCTCAGTCATGGAGGCGCTATTACAATATTGGATATGTTCAGATCATTAAGTGAACATAGAGAGATATATGGAGCTGCTGCTGCAGAGTTTACCAAAATCGTAAATGATGTAGAATATTTTGGAACTGATCTGCTGACAGCATTAAGTAATGCTACTCGCAGATCCCCTTCAGCGGAACTGCGGGATTTTTTAGAAGGCCTTTCTTCCGTGTTATCAAGTGGAGGAAACATTGGTGCTTACCTTGGCTCAAAGAGTAAATATTTCCATGACAATGCCATGAAGCAGCAAAGAATGTTCTTTGAAACGTTGGGAGTTATGGCAGAGGTATATATCTCTACCTTTGTAGCAGGTCCTCTTTTCCTTATGACTATATTGGTCGTCCTTGGTCTTATAAATCCCAGTAGCACGAAGATACTTTATGCAATAATTTATCTGATAATTCCTATTAGCACTGTAACGTATTTGCTTCTTCTAAATTCACTAACAGGTCAAGGGGAAAAAAGAACAGAGGTATACAAGCTGGACAAGTATCTTAAGGAATTTGATCATGTTCTTTTAAGAGAAGATACTGAAAATGAAAAGGAAAAAATAAAAACTATCAAATTTTACGAGAAAATCCATAAGATGACTGTCCGCTTACTTCATCCAATTAAATGGATGCAAGCAAATCCTACACATACTTTGTTAATTAGTGTACCCATATGCATCGTTTATCTTCACTATAATTTAAATAAACATATCGATTTCATTAACTTGACATCCATTTGGGATTTTAATACAGCAGCTCTTGCATCAATAGATAAACAATTATTCACTGCCATGCTCATAGTAGTGGTCCCATATGTTATCTTTTATGAACTATGGCATATGAGAATAACAAAAATTGATGAGCAGATTCCTGATTTTTTGAAGAATCTTGCGAGTATGAATGAATCGGGCATGCTTTTAACCGATGCTATTGCTTTTACAACACATTTAAAGATCGGGATACTACACACTGAAGTGAGGAGAATGCATAATGAACTGTCCTGGGGTGCCACTCTTTCTGAAGCTCTGAAGAAATTTGAGTATCGCATCAGGACTGAAATGACTACAAAGATAGTCTACATTATCATCAAAGCCACAGAAACCACCAGTAATATTATGAATGTACTTACAATTGCAGCTACGGATGCTGAAGTACAGAAGCAGTTGAAAAAGGAAAGAAAATCCGAGATGTTTGTGTATGTGTTCATCATTTATGTTGCCTATGGAGTGTTCCTTTTTATAGTCTACATTCTTGCGGCATTTTTTCTCCCATCCATGCCAATTGCAAGCACGAATGCAAATATGGGAATGCCCCTGATCCAATTGGTGGATCTGGATGAATATAATGTACTTCTGTTTCATGCAGCCATGATTCAAGGATTGTGTTCGGGCCTTGTTGCAGGTAAAATGGAACGAGGAGAAGTTAGTGCCGGATTAAAGTATTCGTTATTCATGATGTTCACTGCTTACTTGGTATTCATTACGTTCTTTTAA
- a CDS encoding DEAD/DEAH box helicase, which produces MEKITFNDLHLSADIKKAIEYMGFSYPTPIQVQAIPHILEGRDVIGQAETGTGKTAAFGIPALEMVDIAQNKVQILVLCPTRELANQVSEEMNKLARYRDTKIRAIFGGQSIERQMKSLKKGVHIVVGTPGRIMDHLERNTLKLDNIKMIVLDEADKMLDMGFREDIELILEKANDKRQTIFFSATMPKPIIKLTAKYQREPLLIKTQQNNVNVSQIEQFYLETKGRPKHDILCRVMDAYEMKSSLVFCNTKKGVDELVVTLRRKGYLVDGLHGDMRQKQRDEVMSSFKNGEIATLVATDVASRGIDVKNIEAVFNYDIPQDTESYIHRIGRTGRAGKEGRAFTFAAGRELYRIKNIQKYTKTVIRCKELSSVA; this is translated from the coding sequence ATGGAAAAAATTACATTTAATGACTTACATTTATCAGCAGATATCAAAAAAGCAATAGAATATATGGGTTTCTCCTACCCTACCCCTATACAGGTACAGGCTATTCCCCATATACTTGAAGGAAGAGATGTGATCGGCCAGGCAGAAACAGGTACCGGCAAAACAGCAGCCTTTGGGATACCAGCCTTAGAAATGGTGGATATTGCACAAAATAAGGTGCAAATACTTGTACTCTGTCCTACTAGAGAACTTGCAAATCAGGTTTCTGAAGAAATGAACAAGCTTGCAAGATACAGGGATACTAAGATCCGCGCTATTTTTGGAGGGCAGTCCATCGAAAGACAAATGAAGTCTCTAAAAAAAGGTGTGCACATAGTTGTTGGTACTCCCGGAAGAATAATGGACCATCTTGAGCGCAATACCCTGAAGCTTGATAACATAAAAATGATTGTGCTGGATGAAGCCGATAAGATGTTAGATATGGGATTCAGAGAAGATATCGAACTAATCCTCGAAAAAGCTAATGATAAAAGGCAAACGATTTTCTTTTCCGCAACTATGCCTAAACCCATCATTAAACTAACAGCCAAATATCAGCGGGAACCACTGTTGATAAAGACTCAGCAGAATAATGTTAATGTTTCTCAGATAGAACAGTTCTATCTTGAAACCAAAGGCAGACCAAAGCACGACATATTATGTCGGGTAATGGATGCATATGAGATGAAATCTTCTCTGGTATTCTGCAACACTAAAAAAGGTGTTGACGAACTGGTAGTCACCCTTAGAAGAAAAGGCTATCTTGTCGATGGACTGCATGGGGACATGAGACAGAAGCAAAGAGATGAAGTAATGTCCAGTTTCAAGAACGGAGAGATAGCAACTCTTGTAGCTACAGATGTTGCTTCCAGGGGAATAGATGTAAAGAACATCGAGGCTGTGTTCAATTATGACATCCCCCAGGATACCGAATCTTATATTCATCGGATCGGTAGGACTGGAAGGGCTGGAAAAGAGGGACGCGCTTTTACATTTGCTGCCGGCAGGGAACTTTACAGGATCAAAAACATACAAAAGTATACCAAAACTGTGATCCGCTGCAAAGAACTGTCTTCTGTTGCATAG